CCATGCGGGAGGACGCGCATGGCCGCTCCAGGTGGCGCCCGTCTTCGGGTCGCGGTATTTCGGCGGCAGCTTGCCTTTTGCCTGAACGCTGACAGTCTGCTTGCGAGCAGCCTCGCCGCTGTCGATCAGAAAGCGCGTGCGGTCCTTCACTCCCGCAATCCATCGCGGCGGCCGCGCGTGGCCGCTCCATGTTTCACCGGTGGCGGGGTTCATATACTTGGGGGGCAGCTTGCCTTGGCCTTTGACTTTGCCTTGACCCGAGGCACGCGCAACATTGCCTGCGCGCCGCGCTTTGCGACCATCGCCACGCGTTTCGCCAAGATGCGCAGCCACATCGGCGACGCTCAAATCGTGCTTCTCCATGATGCCGCGAATGCGCTCGATCACTGCCGAGAGCTGTTTTGCCGCGGCTTCTTCGGCCTGTGCCCGCAAACGTTCAATCTTTCTCTGGATTGTTTCCAGCGTGGCCATTGTCTTCTCCGTACGCAAATGGCCGCACTTTGCCACAGAACATGCTCAAAGCGCCATCTTTTGTTGGCTGCTTCCGGTCAGTCACATGATCGAAACTCAAAGCGCCTCGTGACAGAGCGTCATCATTCTTTGCACCATCGTGCTCGCTTCGTTGAGCTCCATTTCTTCGGTGAAGAGGGCCGACACGCTAGAGAGGCGCACCGCGATTCCCGCGCTTTCGAGGTCGTCGCGCGCGATCTTCAGCGCAAGCTGACCGATATGTACGCGCTCGAGCCAGCGCATTCTGGTGTCGTTCTTGCAAAGCCATTGGCGACAGCATTGCACCACATGGTCGACGCGCCACTCCTGGGTCAGCGCGTACGAAGCCGCGGCGACTGCGACGAGGAAACACAATAGCTCCGCTCGCGCAGGGGTCGCCGGGGTCGATTCGGTGAATTCGCGTTCCATTTCAGTTGATGTCCCTATTTTCCGCTCCGCATTCGGGCTTCAAGCACGGATCAGCTTGCGCCCGGCACACGACACATGCGGACGTCGATGCGAGATTCAATCGGCTAATGGTAGCAGCAAGTATTGAAGCGACACGCCAATTGCGGCTGACCGCATAATCAACCGAGTAATTTTTCCCGGCGCTCACACGGTGTCTGCTTGCGGCGCATTCGCCTGACGGTCGCTGCGATCTCGCGAACGCATCACGTCAATTCCTGAAACATACCGTGTGGACTGCCGCGGCGCACCTAATCTGCAATGCGGCTTCGGAGGCACTACACTT
The nucleotide sequence above comes from Paraburkholderia sp. SOS3. Encoded proteins:
- a CDS encoding H-NS family nucleoid-associated regulatory protein, translating into MATLETIQRKIERLRAQAEEAAAKQLSAVIERIRGIMEKHDLSVADVAAHLGETRGDGRKARRAGNVARASGQGKVKGQGKLPPKYMNPATGETWSGHARPPRWIAGVKDRTRFLIDSGEAARKQTVSVQAKGKLPPKYRDPKTGATWSGHARPPAWIRNVKDRSQYLI